The sequence below is a genomic window from Lytechinus variegatus isolate NC3 chromosome 3, Lvar_3.0, whole genome shotgun sequence.
TTTTCGTAAggcaatattaaaatgtatatttttattttttagtagtTGTTCTGCACATTGAAGGGAATGTAGTGACAGTGAGATAGATAAGCAGGAAAAAGGGGTCGCAGCAATAGGTAAGGTAGAACaaaagagataaagaaataggaggagagggagggagagaggagggagagagagagaaaggagggATGCGTGAGAATGTAGAGAATGGTAAGATTATAAGGAGAAGCAGCATAAACACAGTCAAATAtgttagaggggggggggggtaagattAAAGTAAATACACAAAATGGGTGTTTGCTCGAGAGGTTCCTATTCTTCGATTTGGAGAATGGTCGTAGTATTGATATTCATTCATATTCCTGCAGTAAAGACGAGCCACCCCACGACGATAATCAATACAGCTGTACCCAGACACAACAAAGATCTGGCTCAAAAACACCCATAATGTACCATTCGAAAGAACGAAATAATATcaatcggtttggagtcggtttcgttaaTGTGACTGTAGTACACAAAGAAAGTTTTGAGCCTCAAGCAAGAAGGAGCAGGAGGGTGTTCCTAAACCGTCATCTAGCCTCCTAATAGCGATGGGAGTTATTCAAAGCCCATCCTTATTTCAGATGTCAGGGATTTGACATTGAGAGTCCGACTTTGTGAATTATTTCCGTTCtgtttcatcttcatcatcaaacGCTTTATGGATATCTCCATCTTAATTGGATTGTTATTAATGGAATAAACACAATGGCATCAAACAGAAGGATATTGATCACCTTTTCTTCATTAATTATCATTCTCCATTTGACGAGGAAAGCTGATGGTTGGGGAGCTGTGAGTTTCAATGATATTTCTGATTGACTGGATGACAATAAGATGTACTAAATAAAATGGACATTAATATCCtctctgtaaaaaaaagacattaaaaacttctctgtaaaaattaataaaatataatccagttttcattcaatcattttttttttctttaatatcctttcataaaaaaaggaaataaacatcGGCTATCGTTGAAGTGACAACTTGCCCtattttacacacaaaaaaagagaagaaaataacaCCAACTTCCCCCGCTCTAATTTGTGTTTTAAAAGGGActtattctgaaaataaagGACAGAAAGTTTATCTATgtacattttgtatttaattcggataacattaataataagaaaaaagataagaaataaaaaaatatacattgttGAGAAATATATCATCCACTCGTTATCcttatgtagaaaaaaaaataatatccatGGTAGACAAACGGATACTAATTGGTTTACCAAAGACTGCCAAGTTCGAAGTACCATGGTTTTCTCAATAAGTCATCATTATGATTAAGAATAACCGGGTAtgacaaaaatcaatgaatcaatGATATCATCCTTATGCATCCCTTGACAAATCACCGGAATTAATGTTTGTTTCCTGTGCTTATGTTTTTTGACAGTCTTGTTCTCAGGGGCCACCGGGATCCCCTGGGCCTTCAGGACCACCAGGACCTGCAGGTAGTCCAGGTGATGGTGAACTCTTAGAATATAACAACTGGAAACAGTGTGCCTGGTACTCCGCTAATGGCAATGACTATGACACTATTTATGTGAGTATAGCTATAGTGTTTCATGATTAAGTCTACTAATTACacataatgaaaattgaatttttgttttcaaacattcttttttaaCAATTCAATATTGCAGCATCACTGTATATCATAAATGAGCTGCCTTGCTGCTATGAAGatttgcatcatcatcatcatgtaatTTCCTCATAATCATGGCATATTCCTCTTACTATAGACAACGAACTTGAAAGAATTCGAGTAAAAAGAAATGTAACTAAACGATGAAGAATTACTTTTAGAttcatcttgaaaaaaaaattaatcgcCTTTCCATAGTCTAGTAGTATAACCtttattttccccgatcggccgctcgaatatgatttttgccgggattttttgtttctttgaaggggtagtcctaatggtcactttttagctttattcttatgaaacataaaagtataataccataacccttatttatataatgcgagcgcgaagcgagagctaattttttgggaagtcttatgtactttttcctaaaattttgaacattctgggaaatgtttgtcttcctgaaaaaaagatgtgtatgcaagttaataattactacgaacgtaaagagtgagcagaaatgaagtgatggaaaaggtactgttaaattcttgcttgcaattagccatgaagacgttacacatttttaaaaatcaaataatgcgagcgcgaagcgcgagccgaaattttttgacatttttacctaaggaatgaaATTCTTAGCACATTTtgtttaacagaataggtatataattaaacatgcgagcacgaagcgtgagcaaaaaatttcgagatttagacctactgaacaagacactctattcaattagttttgtaaatcatgaaaaggatgagtaagtggggatcttccttacattaataatgtgagcgcagagcgcgagcagaaaatttttgtatacgttttgaacttctcgaaattgtacctgttatggactgcttgcatttagccatgaagacgttacatttttcaacattcaaatattgcgagcgcgatgcacgagctgaaaaaatttgacctttttttacctgaataatggaaatgctaagcactttttgtaatcttggaaggactctaagtatataaactaaactttattgatgcgagcacgaagcgcgagcggaaaaattctggacactctattcatgttttgtaaatcatgaaaaggataagttatttatccgcgagcagacactttttgatattgtgatctgaaactggataatgatttaaatagagaacaatctgcgtatctgaattaacgtgtgttttagatttcgacctagaatttgggtattctaagtacctttcttatgaaaatcaataaagcgagcgcaaagcgcgagctaaaaatatatgatattctgaTCTAACAAAGGGttaatttaagctctgtattgcaaacactttgtgggaaaattgtgaatcgtgatggatgacagttaaaaaagagctagtgtattttattattattactttgagtttttacataggaccgggacattctataagggcattatgtcatcataagaaaatgatgactatcttcctatttctcttcctaagcatgagagcgcgaaatctgttaatattatggcctgaaaactggacatttaaagcgcttttgtaattatgcataaaatgcatgatatctatcaatgcgagcggaaatagcgagccgaaatttttgataaactgtcatcaaagtagtttgatATAGAAtcaatattgggatatacatgattcactaatcaaaatgctagcgtccagcgctagctgatacgttttgacaatctgacctgaatagggaactttttgagaactttatggaatacaggaaaataataggtacctgacaaattttgcgagcgcgcagcgcaagtagaaaatgaatatattcagACCAcaacacagacatttttatagaacatttttttaaaattaatttgtaaatcaaacaaaataatgaaagttcaatttcccagatgaaatatgttttgtatattaacttcaaagtttgatatttcaagctccatattgagcaagatatgcataTCCCCTAAAGAACaataagagcgcgaagcgcgagcgaaaattttatatcctaacaaaaagatttttcaaaaaattattttcaaagtcttcccctcatgtttatttattcaatcatgttcctcctcttatgtttgcctttcttcttttctcctctcttttcccttccttttcttttttcctttctttttcccttttttctttttttgggctccgccaatggggggggagggggggcgggcccctcgggcccccctggatccgcctatgcaatGAGTTAAAAAGGAAGTAGTACGAGAAAAGATCAAAGATCTCGTCAAGTCGACGTGGTcgtgatgagaaaatcaaaaacTCCGATCTCACCAAGTTGACTTCGTTGGCACAACATGACGATGAGAAGCCAACCTACCAAAAACAAGGTGATAGGACAAAACCCAAAAAGACCATGAATGTAGTGGCGTGGCCCTGCATGGGTAGCGGGATGCTTTTTCTTTGAGGGTGCAGAAATGTTTACAAGGAAAATGACCTATATTTTGAAGTACAGGGCTATTTTGGGGAGGGTATCAGATTTATCGAGACCGAAATAGCCAtaattttattggtgaaaactcaccttttttggcttgtcaaatcaAAATCAGCAGCTCCAGTAAAAATATCGTTGCCAGGGCCCTGTGCAATGGATGAGGTCAGGTTTCTAGTCTCCCGGGATTCTTTGAACTTTAACACATTTTTTGTCCTAAATTATCTCGTCATCAATGCTTTGTTAAGTCTCCTGGCATATCTGGCTATCAATTATCTGATGATATCCTGTCGTTccataacatttcatttcatcacGTCTTTCAAACTTACAGACCTGTACTTTCACGAAGAGACAGAGTGACTCAGCTCTCTGGGTCTACTATGGTGGAAACATTCGTCTTTATGGATGTAGTGGATGCTGTAAAAGATGGTACTTTACTTTCAATGATAATGAATGTTCACCTACACCTATTGATGGTATAGTCTACCAAGCCAATACATACTACATGAACCTGCACAGGCACAGGAGCATTTCAGGTAAAAACCATTATTAGTAACCCCAACATGACTAATAGGTTCGTGGACTGATGCATCTAATATCTCTTTTTTTGTGATTGAGTAAGCAACAATTGTCAatgtccttttttctttttagaaaaaaatcattgggaCCATAATTGTAAATAGAGTgataattgatttattgaattCTTACTGTAAAGAGAAAATGGGTGTACATCATGAGTATTGTGAGTTGTTGAATTACACGATCTCTTGAAAGGTTGACTAAAAGTCCATGCGATgcattttctttacttttttaagGAAACGTCACTGAACCATTGCCAGTTTGTGATCTACATTTCCATTGAATATAAATTGTCATATTTCTAAAAAGCATTTCCTTTTAAATACTATTTTCATAGTCATAAATACCAGTTACCATAATTACCTTTTctaaaaaacaaacacattttTCCAATATTCTAatacaacaataacaatatccATAGATATGCTGTACTGCCAACACGAAAGAATCAAGCTAATAATCAATAATCACAATGTTTACTTTTGTTTCCTGACCCTCATTTAAGCTCATTTATTGTTCAAATTATATACGATCAAAAAGCGGTCCTTCAAAGTAACAACTACTCATTTCGCTGTTTTCATCATTGTTAATTCATACCATTTTGAACATATTTGTAGACCAATGTTAAGATCATATTGAATAACATATCCAAAGAAAATGTCAACTAATATGTTGTTGCTTTAATTTCATCTACCAGTGCAACGTAGTGATTCTATTGTAAGACATccatttatttaacaatttcaaTCCAAACTTAGGATACTGTCACACGGTCGGAGCTGGATCAGTCAATGTGAAATTTTTGGTAGGAGACTGCCCGGGATATGGGAACTACGATGCATACACAGGATGGAACAGCGCATCACGAATCATCATCAAAGAGGTCCCTAAATCATCGTATGGATACTAGTTTgatcaataaaatttgacaatgagcTCGAAGAAATTGAACAACAGTGTTACAACTACCGAAAGCCATATCGTGTCCCCATCATGGTTTCTTTTCAGCCTGTTATAGATGTAAAATGTGGAAAGATTGTGCTCCAACATGCTACTTCTCAACTTATTGTACATATGAAATCCGGAAGGTTTTAAAACTGACAATATCGCGGATCACTAGATTGCATGACCgatgacaattttgtttcttaatTCCGAATTAATGCATTTCGAAATCACAAATTGTTTCTCGACGTCCGTAGCATAATGAATCCACAGGAAAACTTACTACAAAGCTAGGAAATATCAAAGTTCCTGatcatcccaccgctgccactgTTTTGGCAGTACGCGTTCGTAGAACGGATGGATAACgaactttcaatatatttagtcaaattttcaatttacaaaCAGAACTGTAAATTTGCCATTGCGTTAAAAGCGATAttcaattaatatcaatgatatctacTTAAGATGTGGACACACTGATTGGTGATTTTCTTGTTAATCCGACGTTGATAGGGTTGACTTTTTTCATAATTACGAGAGTTATGACTCATTCTGATATTATCAGATTGTCAGATTTATTTCAAAACTTCTAGGAAATTATTATCGTGAATAGATTTTAGATTACATTGATTAGTTTTCAATCTTTTCATCGTTATTGCAAATAAAGCGCTAGTTCTTTTTGGTTATTAACTCGTTCTTACCTCTTTTCGGTTGTTCCGTTACACCTGTTGTTGACTATTAGTAGTATACAGATTTTATTTAATCATTCTTATTTTATGAATCACTTTATAGAATTGAAGAACAAACAAggttttcaaaaataaatggggatagagagagagagagagagcaagaagGGGTGGAAGgcgggggaagagagagagagggggggggggggggatgagtgA
It includes:
- the LOC121412201 gene encoding collagen triple helix repeat-containing protein 1-like, whose product is MASNRRILITFSSLIIILHLTRKADGWGASCSQGPPGSPGPSGPPGPAGSPGDGELLEYNNWKQCAWYSANGNDYDTIYTCTFTKRQSDSALWVYYGGNIRLYGCSGCCKRWYFTFNDNECSPTPIDGIVYQANTYYMNLHRHRSISGYCHTVGAGSVNVKFLVGDCPGYGNYDAYTGWNSASRIIIKEVPKSSYGY